The nucleotide sequence CAGCTCGGGGGTGCCGCGGCCGCCGGGGCCGACGAAGCCGACGGCGTGCGAGTCGTCGACCATGACCATGGCGTCGTAGCGCTCGGCCAGGTCGCAGATCTCTTCGAGCGGGGCGACGTAGCCGTCCATGGAGAAGACGCCGTCGGTCACGATGAGCTTGCGGCGGGCGCCGCCCTCGGTGGCCTCCTTGAGCTGCTGCTCCAGGTCGGCCATGTCGCGGTTGGCGTAGCGGAAGCGGCGGGCCTTGGAGAGGCGGATGCCGTCGATGATCGAGGCGTGGTTGAGGGCGTCGGAGATGACGGCGTCCTCGGGGCCGAGGATTGTCTCGAAGACGCCGCCGTTGGCGTCGAAGCAGGAGGAGTAGAGGATCGTGTCCTCCTGGCCGAGGAAGGAGGAGAGACGCGCCTCCAGCTCCTTGTGGACCTCCTGGGTGCCGCAGATGAAGCGGACGGACGCCATGCCGTAGCCCCAGCGGTCGAGCGCCTCGTGGGCGGCGGCGATCACCTCGGGGTGGTCGGCGAGGCCCAGGTAGTTGTTGGCGCAGAAGTTGAGCACCTCGCCGGGGCGGCCGCCGGAGGTGACGGCGACCGTGGCGGACTGGGGGGTGCCGATGACGCGCTCGGGCTTGTGGAGCCCGGCCTGCTGGATCTCGTCG is from Streptomyces venezuelae ATCC 10712 and encodes:
- a CDS encoding glycine C-acetyltransferase; translated protein: MFDSVRDDIRATLDEIQQAGLHKPERVIGTPQSATVAVTSGGRPGEVLNFCANNYLGLADHPEVIAAAHEALDRWGYGMASVRFICGTQEVHKELEARLSSFLGQEDTILYSSCFDANGGVFETILGPEDAVISDALNHASIIDGIRLSKARRFRYANRDMADLEQQLKEATEGGARRKLIVTDGVFSMDGYVAPLEEICDLAERYDAMVMVDDSHAVGFVGPGGRGTPELHGVMDRVDIITGTLGKALGGASGGYVAARAEIVALLRQRSRPYLFSNTLAPVIAAASLKVLDLLESAGDLRDRLRANTELFRTRMTAEGFDILPGDHAIAPVMIGDASEAGRMAELLLERGVYVIGFSYPVVPQGQARIRVQLSAAHSTEDVNRAVDAFVDARAALRG